The following are encoded in a window of Rhodothermus bifroesti genomic DNA:
- the smc gene encoding chromosome segregation protein SMC yields MYLSKLELQGFKSFADRTVLYFDPGITAIVGPNGCGKSNLVDAVRWVIGEQRARVLRSERMEHVIFNGTARRKPVGMAEVLLTVENTRGVLPLHYSEVTIGRRLYRSGESEYLLNGTVCRLRDIQELFMDTGMGAGAYSVIELKMIEEILSDNAQDRRHLFEEAAGITRYKLRRTQTLRKLEATRGDLARLRDVIEEVQRQVDTLKRQADRAERYRRHREALRALEQALVRHDYEQLRLQIDALSNAHQEAQQRLREIRTRYAALEAEQETLRQQLAQVESALEAALAQQRNLQGQLQALESETRLLEERLANARREKSRFEQELAEARRLEAQLQQSLATVEAALQEAIPQRQQAETELQKAIQARETAQSILTQRQSAVHQARRQLQQAEQTLHEAQRQLDRLSNQREFLEQECKRIETERATITRQLQDLEAQQHQLSAQQAAARQQLEILREELATLQTQQEQLQAAYEAHRQQLHHVERRREAVLAEIRLLEGLLSAYESFPDAVPFLARTPGWSNAPLETVADVLGIAPELQPALEAALGERATWIVVATEAEAQRALDLLGNAQKGRATFIILERLSPPPLPLELPGAQPLLAHVRLARPELRTLAALLLHHTYLVDDLEAARQAALATPAPARFFTPSGEWIDSRGWWHGGSTQPPRASFSSRLDHRDRLAALRQEQQVLEEERARLQQAMQRLTQTLQNLPLEQQHNALQKAEQTLRIQEQHLLRLNIEQENHRHRSEALKKRANELSKEQTALEAALATQQEKVHQAELDLRRYQAALEEAEGQFRQAEEAYHAAMEQLSQVQLRAAEARNRQENLEQERRQIKQRLDGLHRRQQELAHQLAQWTQRLREDQDRREAVRQEQEALNTAQPPIEAEVQRLRTHTLELRAAAERLERQLRELRRAYEEAQQQAQQYDLRLTEARTRLEGLLVHSREHLGIDNPHQLPDPPSDFNAGQAREEVERLRRRLETLGVVNELALEQYDQEKTRLDFLLAQQQDLESAEATLQTTIGEINQTAVKRFLETFETIRRNFQQLFRQLFGDDAAADLKLLDPNDPLESPIEILARPRGKRPSTLAQLSSGEKALTAIALLFALYLTKPSPFCILDEVDAPLDEANIERFMRLLRSFADHTQFILVTHNLRTMELADRLYGVTMQEPGVSTLVGVRLQEAAELVGR; encoded by the coding sequence ATGTACCTCAGCAAGCTCGAACTGCAGGGATTTAAAAGTTTTGCTGATCGGACAGTTTTGTACTTTGACCCCGGCATTACGGCTATTGTTGGACCCAACGGCTGCGGCAAGTCGAATCTGGTCGATGCGGTTCGTTGGGTCATTGGGGAGCAACGGGCCCGTGTACTCCGGTCCGAGCGCATGGAGCATGTGATTTTTAACGGCACAGCACGCCGTAAGCCTGTTGGCATGGCCGAAGTCTTGCTCACGGTCGAAAACACGCGTGGCGTGCTCCCCCTGCACTACAGTGAGGTCACCATTGGCCGGCGGCTTTATCGCTCTGGTGAGTCAGAGTATCTCCTCAACGGTACGGTCTGTCGCCTGCGTGACATCCAGGAGCTCTTTATGGACACCGGTATGGGCGCTGGTGCCTACTCGGTCATTGAGCTCAAGATGATTGAAGAGATTCTCTCAGACAATGCCCAAGATCGCCGCCACCTTTTTGAAGAAGCTGCTGGTATCACCCGCTATAAACTTCGTCGTACGCAAACGCTCCGTAAGCTTGAAGCTACGCGGGGCGACCTAGCGCGTTTGCGTGACGTGATCGAAGAAGTCCAGCGCCAGGTTGATACGCTCAAGCGGCAAGCCGATCGGGCTGAGCGGTACCGCCGCCATCGTGAAGCGCTGCGAGCGCTAGAGCAGGCGCTCGTGCGTCATGATTATGAACAACTCCGCCTACAGATCGATGCGCTTAGCAACGCACATCAGGAGGCTCAGCAGCGCTTGCGTGAGATCCGCACGCGCTACGCAGCCTTAGAGGCCGAGCAGGAAACCCTTCGTCAACAGCTTGCCCAAGTAGAAAGTGCGCTCGAGGCTGCCTTAGCTCAACAGCGCAACCTGCAAGGCCAGCTTCAAGCACTGGAAAGTGAAACGCGTTTGCTGGAAGAACGCCTTGCGAACGCGCGGCGTGAAAAATCGCGCTTTGAACAAGAACTGGCCGAAGCTCGCCGCCTTGAAGCGCAGCTGCAACAGAGCCTTGCGACGGTCGAAGCAGCCCTTCAAGAGGCAATCCCCCAGCGCCAGCAAGCGGAGACCGAACTGCAAAAAGCCATCCAAGCCCGCGAAACAGCCCAATCGATCTTGACGCAGCGGCAGTCAGCTGTGCACCAAGCGCGGCGCCAGCTGCAGCAAGCCGAGCAAACCCTACATGAAGCCCAACGGCAGCTGGATCGCCTTAGCAACCAGCGTGAATTTTTAGAACAAGAGTGCAAGCGCATCGAAACGGAACGCGCGACCATCACCCGTCAGCTCCAGGACCTCGAGGCGCAACAGCACCAACTAAGCGCCCAGCAGGCAGCAGCACGGCAGCAGCTTGAAATCCTAAGAGAGGAACTGGCTACCTTACAAACCCAACAGGAGCAACTCCAAGCCGCCTATGAAGCGCATCGCCAGCAGCTCCATCACGTAGAGCGCCGCCGCGAAGCTGTCTTGGCGGAAATCCGCCTACTGGAAGGGTTGCTTTCGGCATATGAATCCTTCCCCGATGCTGTACCCTTTCTGGCACGCACGCCGGGATGGTCCAATGCCCCACTGGAAACCGTAGCCGACGTGCTGGGCATTGCTCCTGAGCTGCAGCCGGCCCTGGAGGCGGCTCTTGGCGAACGCGCCACCTGGATTGTAGTCGCTACCGAAGCCGAGGCCCAACGCGCACTGGATCTACTCGGCAATGCCCAAAAGGGTCGCGCGACGTTCATCATCTTGGAACGCCTCTCTCCTCCACCCCTGCCTCTTGAGCTACCCGGTGCCCAGCCATTACTTGCACACGTACGGCTAGCCCGCCCTGAGCTGCGCACACTGGCGGCTTTACTTTTGCACCACACCTACCTGGTGGACGATCTCGAAGCCGCACGCCAGGCCGCCCTAGCCACCCCTGCTCCGGCACGCTTTTTCACCCCTTCAGGGGAATGGATCGATAGCCGGGGCTGGTGGCATGGAGGCAGCACCCAGCCTCCCCGCGCTTCTTTTAGCAGCCGCTTAGATCACCGCGACCGCCTGGCAGCGTTGCGCCAAGAGCAGCAGGTGCTGGAAGAAGAACGGGCACGTCTGCAGCAAGCCATGCAGCGCTTGACCCAAACCCTGCAAAACCTCCCGCTCGAACAGCAGCACAACGCTTTGCAAAAAGCTGAACAAACCCTACGGATTCAAGAACAACACCTGCTGCGTCTGAACATCGAGCAGGAAAACCATAGGCACCGTTCCGAGGCACTAAAAAAGCGCGCAAACGAACTCAGCAAAGAACAAACTGCCCTTGAAGCTGCACTGGCAACTCAGCAGGAAAAGGTACATCAAGCCGAGTTGGACCTGCGCCGCTACCAAGCAGCACTCGAAGAAGCAGAAGGCCAGTTTCGCCAAGCCGAAGAGGCTTACCACGCAGCCATGGAACAGCTAAGCCAGGTGCAGCTCCGAGCAGCTGAAGCCCGAAATCGCCAGGAAAATTTGGAACAAGAACGCCGGCAAATAAAGCAGCGCCTGGATGGTCTGCACCGTCGGCAACAAGAACTTGCGCACCAGCTGGCGCAATGGACGCAGCGCCTTCGCGAAGATCAGGACCGACGTGAAGCTGTCCGGCAAGAACAGGAAGCTTTGAACACTGCCCAACCGCCCATCGAAGCCGAAGTGCAGCGCTTGCGCACCCACACGCTGGAACTACGCGCGGCTGCCGAACGCCTCGAACGACAACTCCGTGAACTGCGCCGAGCCTACGAAGAGGCACAGCAACAAGCACAGCAATACGATCTGCGTCTGACCGAAGCGCGCACGCGCCTTGAGGGGCTCCTGGTCCATAGCCGGGAGCACCTGGGTATTGACAACCCCCATCAGCTGCCCGATCCCCCAAGCGACTTCAATGCAGGCCAGGCCCGCGAAGAAGTCGAAAGACTTCGACGCCGCCTTGAAACCTTAGGCGTTGTGAATGAGCTCGCCTTAGAGCAATACGACCAAGAAAAAACGCGACTGGATTTTCTGCTTGCCCAACAGCAAGACCTGGAATCGGCCGAAGCAACCCTACAGACCACAATCGGGGAAATCAATCAAACGGCAGTCAAACGTTTTTTGGAAACGTTCGAAACTATTCGACGCAACTTCCAACAGCTCTTTCGTCAGCTTTTTGGCGATGACGCTGCAGCCGATCTCAAGCTGCTGGACCCCAACGATCCGCTAGAATCACCTATCGAAATTCTAGCCCGACCACGCGGCAAGCGCCCTAGCACCCTAGCCCAGCTCTCCAGTGGGGAAAAGGCGCTGACGGCCATTGCCCTCCTCTTTGCGCTCTACCTGACCAAACCTAGCCCTTTCTGCATCCTCGATGAAGTCGATGCG
- the csx2 gene encoding TIGR02221 family CRISPR-associated protein: MRIQISFLGAGDYQRCRYQYNGQIYETPYFHEAAQHFFGPDRVLILCTPEAAQKHSAALSDSFEAISIPSGKTEEELWELFTVLTEHVPEGATLIVDVTHSFRTQPMLALAAAYFLRTVRSVQIEHIVYGAFEARDAATGEVPVFDLMPFVQLINWSVAVHQFVHYGQSKDLADLIKDVHKTTYLTPNAKRAKFAAKAASSLKRFAQGLQLVRIQQVHQELAPQLLEALDKVQQDVQTLPSLRPLGVLLDQTQKRIRPLGAAHPSTREGLKSQAALIQLMLDFDLVQQAVTTAREAVVTRYALDRGENPCEKREALERCLGALSRGLQDKNQCDQYSAEERELAELWNTLSNIRNDINHGGMRPHPIAEDKLYKNAREVVQKTAAWITRQADEAASPSSG, from the coding sequence ATGCGTATTCAAATTTCTTTCCTTGGTGCTGGCGACTATCAGCGTTGTCGGTACCAATACAACGGACAGATTTACGAAACACCTTACTTTCATGAAGCGGCTCAGCACTTCTTTGGGCCCGATCGGGTGCTGATCCTCTGCACCCCAGAGGCAGCCCAAAAACATAGCGCAGCGCTTAGCGACTCCTTTGAAGCCATTTCTATTCCTTCAGGAAAAACCGAGGAAGAGCTTTGGGAGCTTTTCACGGTACTTACCGAGCATGTGCCTGAAGGCGCTACCCTGATTGTCGACGTGACGCATAGCTTTCGCACGCAGCCCATGCTGGCGCTGGCTGCGGCGTACTTCTTGCGCACCGTTCGGTCAGTCCAGATCGAACATATCGTTTACGGCGCTTTCGAGGCCAGAGACGCAGCAACTGGCGAGGTGCCCGTTTTCGACTTAATGCCGTTTGTTCAGCTCATCAATTGGAGCGTGGCCGTTCACCAGTTTGTGCACTACGGTCAGAGTAAGGACCTAGCCGATTTAATAAAAGATGTTCACAAAACCACCTACTTAACCCCTAACGCAAAACGCGCAAAGTTTGCTGCTAAGGCAGCATCTTCTTTGAAGCGTTTTGCCCAAGGGCTTCAGTTGGTTCGGATCCAGCAGGTGCACCAAGAGCTTGCCCCACAGCTGCTTGAGGCTTTGGACAAGGTGCAGCAGGACGTCCAGACGCTTCCTTCGCTGCGTCCCTTAGGTGTACTGCTCGACCAAACCCAAAAGCGCATTCGTCCTCTAGGCGCAGCCCATCCATCCACACGTGAAGGTCTCAAAAGCCAAGCCGCCTTAATCCAGCTCATGCTGGACTTTGACCTGGTGCAGCAAGCGGTCACCACAGCCCGGGAGGCGGTCGTCACCCGATATGCCTTAGATCGAGGGGAAAATCCGTGTGAAAAACGAGAAGCGCTCGAACGCTGCCTAGGAGCACTCAGCAGGGGGCTGCAAGATAAAAACCAGTGCGATCAATACTCGGCCGAAGAGCGTGAGCTGGCCGAGTTGTGGAATACGCTCAGCAACATACGTAACGACATCAATCACGGCGGCATGCGTCCTCATCCTATAGCTGAGGATAAGCTTTATAAAAACGCGCGTGAAGTAGTCCAAAAGACAGCAGCGTGGATTACGCGCCAGGCCGATGAAGCCGCAAGCCCTTCCTCTGGATAG
- a CDS encoding phosphoribosyltransferase, producing MTAFVRFRDRSDAGRQLAQHLLPYRAEAPLVLGLPRGGVVVAYEIAQALQAPLGVLVACKIGAPQQPELAIGAVAPGGIAFFYAHALHALGITPEEARQLARQAQQELERRMQRYQGNQPLPEVRNRTVIVVDDGLATGATALAAVRALRLQQPRRIVLAAGVCAPETAEMLETEVDDLVCVAMPEDFVAVGQWYEDFRPVSDEEVMALLEAARRWNPPNRAE from the coding sequence ATGACTGCTTTTGTTCGCTTCCGCGATCGCTCCGACGCCGGCCGACAACTGGCACAGCACCTGTTGCCTTATCGGGCCGAGGCCCCACTCGTGCTGGGACTGCCGCGTGGCGGCGTAGTGGTCGCCTACGAAATTGCCCAAGCCCTTCAGGCACCACTGGGCGTTCTTGTCGCTTGCAAAATCGGTGCACCACAACAGCCTGAGCTGGCCATCGGGGCCGTCGCCCCTGGAGGCATCGCCTTTTTTTATGCGCATGCCTTACACGCCCTGGGTATTACCCCGGAAGAAGCCCGTCAACTCGCTCGGCAGGCACAGCAAGAGTTGGAGCGCCGCATGCAACGCTACCAAGGGAACCAACCTCTCCCTGAAGTGCGCAACCGGACGGTGATTGTGGTCGATGACGGCCTGGCTACCGGGGCAACAGCGCTCGCAGCCGTGCGCGCACTACGCCTGCAGCAACCCCGCCGGATTGTGCTGGCCGCCGGCGTCTGTGCTCCCGAAACAGCCGAGATGCTCGAGACCGAAGTGGACGACCTGGTTTGCGTGGCAATGCCCGAAGACTTTGTAGCCGTCGGTCAGTGGTACGAGGACTTCCGCCCGGTCAGCGACGAAGAAGTGATGGCTTTACTTGAAGCTGCACGCCGCTGGAACCCCCCGAATCGTGCAGAATAA
- a CDS encoding archease, protein MAQDTPSWFRELDHTADTGIEVWADGLAVLFERAAWGLFAIITDPESVVPREAMAFTVEAPDVQALLVRWLSELNYEHITKHWVFSRFAVQQLSEQQLQALAWGEPIDPKRHPIYTEVKAITYHGLILQHQNGQWYARIIFDL, encoded by the coding sequence ATGGCACAAGATACGCCATCCTGGTTTCGAGAGCTCGACCATACGGCCGACACGGGTATTGAGGTTTGGGCCGACGGTTTGGCAGTGCTTTTTGAGCGGGCAGCCTGGGGGTTGTTTGCGATCATTACCGATCCCGAAAGCGTCGTACCTCGGGAGGCGATGGCTTTTACGGTGGAAGCACCGGACGTGCAGGCGCTTTTGGTGCGTTGGCTCTCGGAATTAAACTATGAGCACATTACCAAACATTGGGTCTTTTCACGGTTTGCTGTGCAGCAGCTTAGCGAGCAGCAGCTGCAAGCTCTGGCATGGGGTGAGCCCATTGATCCTAAGCGGCATCCCATTTATACCGAAGTGAAGGCCATTACCTACCACGGACTGATTTTGCAACACCAAAATGGGCAGTGGTATGCTCGAATTATTTTCGATCTTTGA
- a CDS encoding asparaginase domain-containing protein produces MDVKIFTTGGTIDKVYFDAQSVYEVGDPQIVDILHEANVTLTWDLETLFRKDSLELTDEDRAFIVEKVRQEPCARILITHGTDTMIETARALQGIRDKTIVLVGSLSPARFKRSDAEFNIGFALAAVQTLPPGVYIAMNGRIFTPERVRKNREANRFEAI; encoded by the coding sequence ATGGACGTGAAAATCTTCACCACCGGTGGTACGATCGATAAAGTGTACTTCGATGCGCAGAGCGTCTACGAGGTAGGCGATCCACAGATTGTAGACATCCTGCACGAGGCCAATGTTACGCTTACGTGGGACCTAGAGACGCTTTTCCGAAAGGATAGTTTGGAATTGACCGATGAAGACCGGGCGTTTATTGTAGAAAAAGTGCGGCAAGAGCCTTGTGCGCGTATTCTCATTACGCACGGTACCGATACCATGATTGAAACCGCCCGGGCGTTGCAAGGCATTCGGGATAAGACGATTGTGCTGGTTGGGTCGTTGAGTCCAGCCCGTTTTAAGCGGAGTGATGCCGAGTTTAATATTGGTTTTGCCCTGGCCGCTGTGCAGACTCTACCACCAGGCGTGTACATTGCGATGAACGGTCGCATTTTTACGCCCGAGCGCGTTCGGAAAAACCGGGAGGCCAACCGCTTTGAAGCTATTTAA
- a CDS encoding RNA polymerase sigma factor yields MAARVEISEELVARARTGEAEAQNQLLRHLEPVLRAFFLKRLGAIPEIDDLVQNTLLRVHTGLTDLKDNGRLKAFAMKAALFELQDWYRGRYHGRERLFDPDRPPLAWMHDKAAEQRLDIEQALAALTPRARRILELRAYGYRYQEIARLLQTTEAAVKMQVKRAFEKMRQLLVLPWSE; encoded by the coding sequence ATGGCCGCTCGGGTTGAGATCTCCGAGGAATTGGTAGCCCGCGCCCGTACGGGCGAGGCTGAAGCCCAAAATCAACTCTTAAGGCACCTGGAGCCTGTGCTTCGGGCGTTTTTTTTGAAGCGTCTGGGTGCAATTCCAGAAATTGACGACTTGGTTCAAAATACGCTGCTTCGTGTACATACAGGCCTGACCGACCTGAAAGACAACGGTCGGCTGAAGGCCTTTGCCATGAAAGCAGCCTTGTTTGAACTGCAGGATTGGTATCGGGGGCGTTACCACGGCCGCGAGCGGCTTTTTGATCCGGATCGGCCGCCACTGGCATGGATGCATGACAAAGCGGCGGAGCAGCGACTGGATATCGAACAAGCACTGGCTGCGCTGACGCCACGCGCCCGCCGCATCTTGGAGTTGCGTGCTTACGGCTATCGCTATCAGGAGATCGCGCGCTTGCTCCAAACTACCGAAGCAGCGGTCAAGATGCAGGTCAAGCGGGCGTTTGAGAAAATGCGCCAGTTGCTTGTGTTGCCCTGGAGTGAGTAA
- a CDS encoding FecR domain-containing protein, whose protein sequence is MDAFPELLPFWDELSPEARAALQELLRQDPVLMQVLATWEAVQAQLHRALEGAVPDRRLWVLYALARSGRREALSAEEQALLESAKPVLEQALAVHPGLADVVRDLEAACADFDEVWKAHCGTDATFATDRGPRPLHRRARGYRWGVRLALGGVVLAFAGLLWWQQRTAWLTQIVDAGAVQTLTLPDGSSVRLVGPAVLRYAEHFNRRVHLEGQALLQVQPSQGSFVVETPEALITVQGTRFGVRAWKDTTEVILAQGRLTVHGRQNRALAVALSPGQLVRVAADGQISPPTMVNVPQALQWTGLHVFEGVTMAEIARHLTAFYQMPILVDTTLADELVVGTFAQTQPLEEILSALATTLGARLEQQDGSYRLMPGR, encoded by the coding sequence ATGGATGCCTTCCCGGAGCTGCTGCCGTTTTGGGATGAACTGTCGCCTGAGGCTCGGGCAGCCCTTCAGGAACTGCTCAGGCAGGATCCTGTGCTGATGCAGGTGTTGGCAACGTGGGAAGCAGTGCAGGCACAGCTGCACCGTGCCCTTGAAGGAGCCGTGCCTGATCGCAGGCTTTGGGTCCTTTACGCCCTAGCCCGGAGTGGGCGCCGGGAGGCGCTCTCTGCCGAAGAGCAAGCCTTGCTCGAATCAGCAAAACCTGTACTCGAGCAGGCGCTGGCTGTTCACCCGGGTCTGGCCGATGTCGTGCGAGACCTTGAGGCAGCATGTGCTGATTTTGATGAGGTTTGGAAGGCACACTGTGGTACGGATGCTACCTTTGCAACCGATCGAGGGCCTCGGCCCTTGCACCGCCGGGCTAGGGGTTATCGATGGGGCGTGCGCTTGGCGCTTGGCGGCGTCGTACTGGCCTTTGCTGGGCTGCTCTGGTGGCAGCAACGCACCGCGTGGTTGACCCAGATCGTGGATGCTGGTGCAGTGCAGACGCTTACGCTTCCCGACGGCTCCTCAGTACGGCTTGTGGGGCCAGCCGTGCTGCGCTACGCGGAACACTTCAACCGTCGCGTGCACCTTGAGGGTCAAGCTTTGCTGCAGGTGCAGCCTTCGCAAGGGTCTTTTGTGGTAGAAACGCCCGAAGCCCTGATAACCGTGCAAGGCACGCGTTTTGGCGTACGTGCCTGGAAGGACACCACCGAGGTCATTCTGGCTCAAGGTCGGCTAACCGTGCATGGAAGACAAAACCGTGCACTAGCTGTTGCGCTGTCGCCAGGTCAATTGGTTCGCGTTGCAGCTGATGGGCAAATAAGCCCACCCACCATGGTTAACGTGCCCCAAGCGTTGCAGTGGACAGGTTTGCATGTGTTTGAGGGCGTGACCATGGCTGAAATTGCCCGCCATCTTACAGCGTTTTACCAGATGCCGATCCTTGTCGACACGACTTTAGCCGATGAGCTTGTGGTAGGTACTTTTGCTCAAACGCAACCGCTAGAAGAAATTCTTAGTGCGCTGGCAACAACGCTGGGTGCGCGTCTGGAGCAGCAAGACGGTAGCTATCGCCTCATGCCTGGGCGATAA
- a CDS encoding TonB-dependent receptor: MRAFRCIAWICLSWMVGCLVVQAQTVSIHLALEDVPLEAALQQLSGQTGVRLIYAQRLVTGQRSTCHYRGNQLEAALACILNGSGLRAQRIQDGQYVLVATHITRRSWGRQTGMLSGFVLDGQSGEVLPGAHIYLPDLRRGTTSNAAGYFALPALSRAFYRVRITYLGYAPVDTVLWAGGEPLMVRLRPVALEVKPLVVDAGRLALEQQPTTTGALMLPVAYLERFPSFPGTQDLLQTLQWFPGVQRSGEVNGGLSVQGGAPDQNLYLLDGAPVYHPWHAFSLISTFQTETFKSIRFYRGIFPAAYGGRLSAVLEAELRDGNQEKPQAVLGLSPLNARFVVESPLNTHSSFMVSGRRSYLDQLIGRQHPVEDASGRRDTLRTGYYFYDVSAKLTYRPGVRHRLSVSYYEGGDDLDLRLPFDFSLDFSSWLRPADLFFEVAQHWDNRLASLRYQYLPTRRFFVSAVAYWSGYQAQESFFVKPTGAAAVASDYTVRLEDFGVRLEANHYASLMHETQAGLQLVWRSFHSTLDAWVKRAPLAVDTLAQISRQQALEAAVYGQHVWRPTTRWEAELGLRVSWFDALPLELEPRLAVRYSLLPGVWVARASLGRSVQYLHQLRDRYSYVYDVVSSRWIPAGLTVRPAVAWQGAMELEGHLRPGVTMQAQLYYRHLLQQLLPYDEYQTKDGLEGPGIEMGVLLGQYTPARARAYGGELLVRLDREPWHLWLAYQAGRSLNRAQHETRYRPARFEVPQALRTVMGYDQSRWSFTLAAELRSGYPTTVPVARYALGDPLAPEPIVYLYRPEINNGRLPPYWRIDGQLTYRFHWLGANWHAALYLYNLLNRRNVIDRRYEPAPTGVRQIDRKGLPLLPLIELQMKL, encoded by the coding sequence ATGCGAGCATTTCGCTGCATCGCCTGGATATGTCTATCTTGGATGGTAGGATGCCTGGTCGTCCAAGCGCAGACCGTCTCCATTCATCTTGCGCTTGAGGATGTCCCGCTCGAAGCCGCCTTGCAGCAGCTTAGCGGGCAAACCGGAGTACGGTTGATCTATGCCCAACGCCTAGTAACCGGTCAGCGCAGCACCTGCCACTATCGGGGCAACCAACTTGAAGCTGCATTGGCGTGCATCTTAAACGGGTCGGGTCTGCGGGCCCAGCGCATTCAAGACGGGCAATATGTGCTGGTCGCTACGCATATTACCCGCCGCTCATGGGGACGGCAAACCGGTATGCTTTCTGGATTTGTGCTGGATGGACAAAGTGGCGAAGTGCTGCCCGGAGCACATATCTACCTCCCAGACCTGCGCCGAGGCACAACCAGCAACGCTGCCGGCTATTTTGCCTTGCCTGCGCTTTCAAGGGCTTTTTATCGCGTGCGCATTACCTATTTGGGCTATGCCCCAGTGGATACGGTGCTCTGGGCTGGGGGCGAGCCGCTGATGGTGCGCCTAAGACCTGTCGCACTTGAAGTTAAGCCGCTCGTTGTTGACGCTGGCCGTTTGGCCCTGGAGCAGCAACCGACCACTACCGGAGCTTTAATGCTCCCGGTGGCTTATTTGGAACGTTTCCCCTCTTTTCCAGGAACGCAGGATCTGCTCCAAACGCTACAGTGGTTTCCTGGCGTGCAGCGCTCTGGTGAAGTGAACGGGGGCTTAAGCGTGCAAGGCGGAGCGCCGGACCAGAACCTCTACCTGCTCGATGGGGCACCGGTATACCATCCTTGGCATGCTTTCAGTCTGATTTCGACGTTTCAAACCGAAACGTTCAAGAGCATTCGGTTTTACCGAGGCATTTTCCCTGCTGCTTATGGTGGTCGGCTCAGTGCTGTACTGGAGGCCGAGCTGCGCGACGGCAACCAGGAAAAGCCACAGGCCGTATTGGGGCTAAGCCCGCTTAATGCCCGCTTTGTGGTTGAAAGCCCGCTAAATACCCACAGCTCGTTTATGGTCTCGGGCCGGCGTTCCTATCTCGATCAGCTTATAGGGCGACAGCATCCTGTCGAGGACGCCTCGGGCCGACGGGATACGTTGCGTACAGGCTATTATTTTTATGATGTAAGCGCCAAATTGACCTACCGCCCTGGCGTACGACATCGCCTATCGGTCAGTTACTACGAAGGGGGGGACGATCTAGACCTACGGCTGCCGTTTGATTTTTCGCTGGACTTTTCTTCGTGGCTGCGTCCGGCAGATCTGTTTTTTGAAGTGGCCCAGCACTGGGACAATCGCTTAGCCAGCCTACGTTATCAATACTTGCCTACGCGGCGCTTTTTTGTAAGTGCAGTAGCGTATTGGTCGGGTTACCAAGCGCAAGAGTCGTTTTTTGTCAAGCCTACAGGTGCGGCTGCTGTGGCGTCGGATTATACCGTTCGCCTAGAAGACTTTGGCGTGCGTTTAGAAGCGAACCACTACGCTTCGCTTATGCACGAAACGCAAGCCGGCTTGCAGCTGGTGTGGCGGAGCTTCCATAGCACCTTAGATGCTTGGGTGAAACGGGCGCCTTTAGCTGTGGATACCCTAGCCCAAATCAGCCGGCAGCAAGCGCTTGAAGCCGCCGTCTACGGACAGCATGTATGGCGTCCAACAACGCGGTGGGAAGCTGAGTTAGGCCTGAGGGTGAGCTGGTTTGATGCGCTGCCACTCGAGCTAGAACCACGCTTGGCCGTGCGCTACAGCCTGCTTCCTGGGGTTTGGGTTGCTCGGGCCAGCCTAGGACGCTCTGTGCAGTACTTGCATCAATTGCGGGATCGGTATTCCTATGTGTACGATGTGGTCTCTTCGCGCTGGATTCCTGCCGGACTTACTGTGCGGCCCGCGGTTGCCTGGCAGGGAGCAATGGAGCTGGAAGGGCACCTGCGTCCAGGGGTGACGATGCAAGCGCAGCTCTACTATCGGCATCTGTTGCAGCAGCTGTTACCCTACGATGAATACCAGACCAAAGATGGTTTGGAGGGACCGGGCATTGAGATGGGGGTGCTCCTAGGGCAGTACACGCCGGCTCGGGCGCGAGCCTACGGGGGAGAGCTGCTGGTACGCTTGGACCGAGAGCCTTGGCATCTTTGGCTAGCTTATCAGGCTGGCCGATCACTTAACCGCGCCCAGCACGAAACGCGCTACCGGCCAGCACGCTTTGAGGTCCCGCAGGCCTTGCGCACCGTGATGGGCTACGACCAATCGCGCTGGAGCTTTACGCTGGCCGCCGAACTGCGCAGCGGCTACCCCACGACCGTCCCGGTAGCACGCTATGCCCTTGGCGACCCTTTAGCGCCCGAGCCGATTGTGTACCTCTACCGTCCGGAAATTAACAACGGTCGCCTGCCTCCCTACTGGCGCATTGACGGACAGCTTACCTATCGTTTTCACTGGCTAGGCGCAAACTGGCATGCGGCACTTTATCTCTACAACCTGCTCAATCGGCGTAACGTGATCGATCGTCGTTACGAACCTGCGCCTACGGGCGTGCGCCAAATCGACCGTAAAGGACTGCCACTGCTACCATTGATTGAGTTGCAAATGAAGCTATGA